AAGTTAAGGAATGTTAAGCTTGAGCTGAAGAGGTGGAATAAGGAGGATTTTGGGGATGTTTTTCATTCTGTCAAGGTGGCTGAGGAGGAACTTTCCAGAATTCAGGCTGATATATCTTTGAATCCGATGGATGATTCTCTAATTATCctagagagagaggccaagggCAAGCTCTGGAGTGCTTTGCAAATGGAGGAGAGGGTCCTAAAGGAGAAATCTAGGGTGAAGTGGCTCCAACTAGGCGATGGAAATAACAGTTTTTTTCATAAGTCCATGCGCAGCAGATTCAATAGAAAGCATATTCTGGAGATTGTTGATCAGAATGGAGTGGTGGTTGAAGAACCAAAAAGGATTAAAGAAGAGGCTGTAaagttttattgtaatttatttgggactgattcaaTTGATGAGGGAACCTGCCCAAATTCTATCCACCTTTCGGGTGCTATTTCTGAAATTCAGATATTGGAATTGGAAAGGGAGATTAGTAGAGAGGAGATCAAGGGTGTGgtctttgctatgaaagattcTAAGGCCCCAGGGCCTGATGGTTTCGGGGCTAGATTTTACAAAACAACCTGGGAGATTATTAAGGAGGACCTTATCAAGGCTATTAATTGGTTTTTTGAGAACTCCCTTATGCCCTATTCTGTTAATGCTACCTTTATTTCTCTGATCCCTAAATCTGGAGATGTTTCCTCCTTTGCGGGCTATAGacccattgccctttgcaatctGCTTTATAAGATCATTTCTAAGATCATCTCTAATAGACTCCAGAAGGTTATCGGCGAGGTGATCAGTTTCAATCAATCAGCTTTTATCAAAGGAAGATCTATAGTTGATAATATTCTtgtttgccatgatattgtgaGAGGAATTGAGCAGAAAGCAGCCAACCCCACTGTGGTGttgaaggttgatctccataaagccTATGACTCCTTGAGCAGGAACTTTCTATTTGGAGTGATGGAAAGAATGGGCTTCACAGGGAAATTCCTTGGATGGGTTAAGGCTTGTGTTACACCCATGTTCTCCGTTCTCATTAATGGCAGCCCCACAGGTTACTTCAAGGGAGATAGAGGTATCAGGCAAGGTGACCCGCTCTCtccttatttgttcactattgccatggaagCTTTTTCAGGAATTATACGAAGGCTGGAAGTAGATGGTCAAATCAAATTGCTGCCTAGATGTAAAGCTCTACATCTTTCTCACCTTATATTTGcggatgacctaatgatctttgtgaaggccaaTCGCGAATCTGTTTTGGCTAGTTTGGGGGGTCTTGACGAGTTTGCAAGTCTTTCAGGGCTGCATCTCAatagatctaagtcctctattattgtaGGGGGCCTAACCCAAACTAGTAGTAtggaacttttggaattaacgggtTTCTCTGAGACCACTCTCCCTATCAGGTACCTCGGCATCCCTCTTGTCTCGGGCAGGCTGTCCTTGAAAGATTGCAGTCCTATTTTAGATTTGGTTAGAAGGAAATTGGAAGGATGGAAAGCCAGGTTTTTATCTTATGCTGGGCGTCTCCAACTTATCTCTTCTGTGCTCCAAGGATGCTACATTTACTGGGCTGGTATTTTTGGGCTGCCAGGTAACCTTATCTCACAGATTGAGTCCATgttttctaatttcctttggtcaggccccttgcttgaaaggaaaatgcacttcatttcttgggatgcggtctgcaagcctaaaactgaaggaggtcttgggcttAAGCGGGTTAAGGAGATGAATGTGGCTGGTATTatgaagcaaatctggtggattgcctccaagcaAAACCGACTTTGGGTGCATTGGGTCCAGCAGAGGTACCTCAAGCAAGAATCGCTTTGGACAGTCAAGGTGttgcaaaattgctcttgggtttggaggaaagttttgaaatataGAGATAAGGCTTTGCCTTTAATTAATACCTTCATTGGCAATGGCAGATCCACCAAACTTTGGCTCGATAAGTGGCACCCAGAGGGAGTCCTTTTTAATAGGTTTGGTAGTAGGATTTGCTATGATGCGGGATCTTATGCGCTTGCAGCCCATCATGCACTTGTCAAGGAAATTGTTCGGGATGGAGACTGGCTGCCTGGCCCTTCAACCTCTTTTGaccttattgatgtgtggagagCCCTCCCCTCCATTGATAAGTTGCATGGTGACAACCCGGATTTGGTAATATGGACTGGCAATCCGACAGGtatcttttcaaccaaatcggcttggaatGCCACCCGTGTGAAGGCCAACCCCGTGGATTGGAGTGAAGCAGTTTGGTTTGAAGGCAGCATTaagtcccactcttttgtttcttggaggTGTCTGGTCGATGCTCTCCCCACTAGGGATAATCTTCTTCACAGGGGGATCCCGGTTCAACATAGTTGtgagttttgttgggctggtatTGAGAGCAGAAACcatattttctttgcttgccctttttccattgatatttggaggaggaTCTTTGGTATGTGTTCTCTTCATGGACAGGCTCCCATGAACATATTTGATGCTGCCATTTGGGTTCGTTATGCGGCAGGAAGAGCGGGGAGCTTAGGTGTGGTTTTAAAGCTTGCATTTTGTGCCACTATCAAGcatatttggtttgaaagaaatttcagaatttttcgaCAAAAGGCTAGATCTAAGGATCAGATTGTGGAAGCTATCAAGGGGGATGTTAGGACTGTAGTCACATCTGGTTCTTTGAGTGGGGATCCTAGTCCTGCTAATTCCCACATTGCTTCGGCCTGGAACTTGCAAGTTCATTGGGCTATTAGGATGCCGAGACCATGCTCGTGGTTCTTACCTCCTAACAATTTGTGGTCCCTTCACTGTGATGGTTCGCTGTCCGATGGTAGAGCTGCTTTTGGAGGAGTGATTCGTAATGCGATTGGACAACCTAtagctgcatttgctaaccaagggctggaactttgcattctctccatggagctggctgctat
This DNA window, taken from Telopea speciosissima isolate NSW1024214 ecotype Mountain lineage unplaced genomic scaffold, Tspe_v1 Tspe_v1.0220, whole genome shotgun sequence, encodes the following:
- the LOC122647845 gene encoding uncharacterized protein LOC122647845; translated protein: MLAAKEYKLAILLETKVKENNVNTTFQNLKRGWKFTHNCSPEHHTRIWIGWDEESLKVEIIKSKPQFIHLKVGILGSSLACHCTAVYAFNTLEGRLELWKDIEEIAAGMIDPWAVMGDFNIIRHQNEKLGGEAILHGAVEDFNACIFNSGLADLKWKGEMFTWSNNQKGSSRICCKLDRFLVNSHWLDKPSFSEANFLCPGISDHSPIILKLLDNFNSGPKPFKFFDAWTTHGDYFEVVKKGWAFPIKPQSNPLLCFAAKLRNVKLELKRWNKEDFGDVFHSVKVAEEELSRIQADISLNPMDDSLIILEREAKGKLWSALQMEERVLKEKSRVKWLQLGDGNNSFFHKSMRSRFNRKHILEIVDQNGVVVEEPKRIKEEAVKFYCNLFGTDSIDEGTCPNSIHLSGAISEIQILELEREISREEIKGVVFAMKDSKAPGPDGFGARFYKTTWEIIKEDLIKAINWFFENSLMPYSVNATFISLIPKSGDVSSFAGYRPIALCNLLYKIISKIISNRLQKVIGEVISFNQSAFIKGRSIVDNILVCHDIVRGIEQKAANPTVVLKVDLHKAYDSLSRNFLFGVMERMGFTGKFLGWVKACVTPMFSVLINGSPTGYFKGDRGIRQGDPLSPYLFTIAMEAFSGIIRRLEVDGQIKLLPRCKALHLSHLIFADDLMIFVKANRESVLASLGGLDEFASLSGLHLNRSKSSIIVGGLTQTSSMELLELTGFSETTLPIRSTKLWLDKWHPEGVLFNRFGSRICYDAGSYALAAHHALVKEIVRDGDWLPGPSTSFDLIDVWRALPSIDKLHGDNPDLVIWTGNPTGIFSTKSAWNATRVKANPVDWSEAVWFEGSIKSHSFVSWRCLVDALPTRDNLLHRGIPVQHSCEFCWAGIESRNHIFFACPFSIDIWRRIFGMCSLHGQAPMNIFDAAIWVRYAAGRAGSLGVVLKLAFCATIKHIWFERNFRIFRQKARSKDQIVEAIKGDVRTVVTSGSLSGDPSPANSHIASAWNLQVHWAIRMPRPCSWFLPPNNLWSLHCDGSLSDGRAAFGGVI